tgctcatattcaacaaatagcccaaacctgttgcttctttatcttcaacattagtaaaattcaccccttcatttctgaacacgccaccaaaacccttattcacacccttgttacttctcgcttggactattgcaatttacgtctcactggtcttccgctcaaacatctttctcctctccaatctgtccagaattctgcagcttgaCTTATTTTCCCCCAGAATcgctatgcccacactagcccacttctcaagtctcttcactggctccctgtctgcttccgtatacagttcaaacttctcttactgacctttaaatgcattcactccatgacccctccttacctttcctctctcatttctccctacattcctccctgtgaactccgctctctgagcaagtctctcttgtcatcccccttctcctccaccgctaactccagactttgttccttttatcttgctgcaccttatgcttggaactgtcttcctgagcccatacgtctagctccatctctacctgtttttaaatctatgctgaaggctcaccttttcactgccgcctttggctcctagccgctactcatttgcccttttcctcccctattcctctttaccctgtaattcccttgcccgtaatgtcttgtctatctgttttacctagattgtaagctctttgagcagggactgtctctctacgtcaaatgttcagtgctgcatgcatctggtagcgctatataaatgctattagtagtagtagtactatgggcgcattagcgtttaatgtgtgttaaccaaGCTAACACActtatagcgcaccttagtaaacataggcattacTGGAGACTTCATAGAtggtttaaggggtccttttactaaggtgtgctaatggatttagcgtgcatactttgtattgtcatttgaatatttttactgctgcaagtctattgctcatgtttgatttattcttattgtacatcgccttgaatgaactccttcataaaggtggtaaataaatcctaacaaattaGTGCACACCTAAGTGCCATGCAACATTTAGCACACAATAatcgttagcacaccttagtaaaagaacactTAAGTTTTCATAATAAATGCCATTGTTGGCACCAGATTGCTTTGAAACCCAATCTTAAACATCTGCAAATGAAATCAGTGCACACAATATTTATCAAAATAGTTTATTTCCACATCGATTGTTCAATTACAATTTAAATAAaagtataaatatatatttataaagtaCATAAATATAAATACCTACAGTAGAAAAAAATCAAGTATAGAGACacaatttgtttttacattttgtaCCACAGTATAAACAGAATCCTTGGTGGACAAATCTGTTCACTAGTGCTTTAGTTGTCTAAAATAATTACCAGATTACAGTGAAATCTTTTAGTTCAATAGTTCATTATCTTAACTATTAcatatataacaatataaaaagACATATATTAATACATTATCATTCATTCCTGcagagctttcaaataaattaaattataCTATATAGTataatttacatatattataaacCCAAAAGAGTGCTCTCAAAGCACTGCTTCGTTTCCCAGTATCCAATCTCAACAGGGTGTACAAATAAAAATAGATAGAACAAAGTTAAATaacacatttttctgtttttcaaggttctatttgcactgactgTGCCTACGTTAAACAAATTTTCCAGTACATTAAAAATGCGCAAAAATCTCCATTTTTCTCCTACAATAGTCCAGCTTCGTTAGAGAGCAGTTCTTGGAGACAGAGTGGGCCAGTTATCATATCCAAGGCTTTACAGTGTATTCTTAAGGGCCTGCGTTAAGGAAAACGCATTGTGCGCTGAGTACCAGCATGCCTGTTTAAGATCAGTTGATccttttattaaagaaaaaaaagaaagaaagcactgTGTGGAATATCAGTGCAGTGTATCTCAGTGCTAATGTGGGCAAAGCAGGAATTTGGTCCTGGGTGCATAAGCTGCCAGATATTTTGCCCGTTTAATTTTTGTAGTAACTGGGAGGGGCTCTTGATGTGAAGAACTGGATGGCCACTTCACATCAAAGTCCGATATGAATTTCATTACCCTGCACATACATGACAGAGTTGGAGAGCCTTGCTTTTTAAACTCGGATCCATTTAACATTCTACGAATAGTATATTAATTGGCAGCAAGACTGATGAACTAattgcccaatattcaaaatgatttagcaagctgctgaccagttaaatcacttggtgGGGGCTAACTGTTAATGTTTAGTGGCACTtaataggtccatttttcagcgcacctgcaagaaaggcctcttttttggccaaacatagatgtgcggcaaaatgaaaaattggcacgcgtccattttgggactgagaccttaccgccacccattcacttagcggtaaggtctcacgcgttaaccaggtggtaatggtcagcacacgtacaatgctgattaatgCCCTGTTAGCAccacgcatcagaaaataaaatatattttacacgGTTTACATATTGAatgcaggcacttattttgtacctggggcaatggaaggttatgtgagttgcccagagtcacaaggagctgcagtgggcattgaacccagttcacaattatcaaagcctgctgtactaaccattaggctactcctccagtccacAAAGCTGGCTATCTTGAgggtgttccaggggtggagtcagcacttgggcacttaagtgctgatattcagccattaaGCAGCCAGGGTTagtgcataaatgggactgcataaatgTCTGTTTTATTGTTATACGGTAACACAAGGCCATTTAAGTATGAATATCGACTTAAGCTGCTGTATGTTAGCTGGCTTAAAAATGACTGGATATCAAAACCAAATCTGCACAGGCCCCATTAGTGTGTCAGAACTTACAAACACCtgttctccacccccagacccacccacccccattgctaaaaaataaaaaactatttTTAACATGTGAGTAGTGCATGCGCAGGCAAAATCTAGTGCAGGACGCCTGTGCATGCCCCAGTGTAGTGCATTTTAACCCGCAGAAAGcacgcgttagtgcttaccacagcttagtaaaagggccccctaatgtgCAAGGACTGATTACATTACACTATAAGAAACATTtgcagtgttgtttttttttttactctttcaaaaaacacaaatgctgcttcataataatccattatgatttctacttcctaatatCATCcaccattatcctttcctttaatattTTTAGTCTCCTggattacaccaatggtctctaatgtttctcatacctcacgcAAACACTATctacttttgtctcacctagaatgtaaaccgcactgaaccctggaaaggggatattagcggtatataagaattGAATGGAATTGTTCACCAGCAGGACATATATGTCATAAAATGTggctgaaacaaacaaacaaaagaacaaaaccaaaaaaggaaaaaaaagattttctgtgCTTTAGAAAAAAGTCTTTGGAATTCTCATCTCTGTATGAGAGATACTAGCTTCTGCTGCAGAAGaatttaagggctccttttacaaaggcgtactaatgtttttagtgcacaataaaaatgagtgtgcgctaaacgctaagacacctattatattcctaacGGCATCTTAGCACACgtgaatttttagcacacactataaaacgctagtgcacctttgtaaaagacccccctaaatgCATATAACAGATTTGCCTAtgcattaaattaaattaaacaataaataaatagaattagcacaaaaataaataaaatatctctgGTGAGATTCTAAAGTTCAGCTGAGCGTTCTTTTAGTAGTAATGTAGGATTTACATCATCCAGTGCGGAATTTGAGGTGCTAGCATTAATAGTTGCTGTTTCGGTAGCCTTTGGCTTCAGAACTTGGAATGAAGTGACGGGACAGTCCTTCACGTTATTGCAGACGAGGTTTTGTAACGAGGCAGTATTTACGATTTCAAAACCAACATCCCCACCGAAGGTGCTGGGCTTCCAGTATTCGGGAGAGCAGATTGCATTTCCCATGAGGCCTTTCAAGGAGAAAGGGGCACCCATTTCCACCATGGTCTCACCAAAGATTGCCCCGGGACGCGGCTTCTCCACCAGAAGACCAGGATAAAGTTCCATTGCATCGATATCGCCATACAATTTCTCTAGTTCAGTGGCCATTTCTTCCTCCCCTGAAATAGTCAAAGACAAAAACATCTCTATTAAACTTAAGAGgttattttttttcccccaacaGCTACTTTTTCTACGtggctagttttgaaaaatagtgaGTTCTTTGAATTTATCCAGCACTGTGCATGTTATtagtttaaatgtactacttttagTGATCTTTGCTTAGGCATGCAACCTTGACTTTAATAACAACCATGGTCATTTGATTTTAAATTGTCTAAAGTTTTAGATACATGATACATTATAGCACTGCAAATAACTGTATCGATATACCTAAACTAACCCTAATGATCATATGCAGATACATGCTGGTTTGGGGCTTGGAGATTGTTGAAAATCTTCTTGATTTGATGGTATAGCAAAGTATCCAATCATGGTGGCTTTTGCCCCCATCTCTACACTGCTCAGTGAAGCTGCTTTCAATAATAACAAGGATAAGGTAGAAGGCACCGGACACTTGAAAAGAGAAGCAACATCAGTGCCTAATGCATTGATAAATCTGGAGCTTGCTGCCTAATTATAACTTGCTGAATCTACATTTGACGACTTTCAGTCCTTTCTATACTGAATATGAGAAAGACCAGAAAGTTCTATTCATGAGCTGCAGAGAAACCCTCCGATgcaaatttagggacccttttactaagctatggtaaacacTAATTTGTTCTTACttcaggttaaaatccactaccatGGGGTGCAATCAGGTATCCTGCGGTAGTTGTGATCGGTGCACGCTACCCATACTGATACCGcaggccacttagtaaaagggccccttagattgtgaatcctccagagacagaaaagtACCTACTATACCTGGCTGTACACTGCTTCAGTAGCTTGTGGGCTTATAAGAaactaaataaatgaaataaaattccTTACCTGTCAGGTCTTGAAATGAGCTGAAGGGCTTTAACTGGAAGCGTTTTCTGTATTCGTTCATGGAGTGGTATCTCATCTGCCTACTTTGCTCAATTGAGGCCACAGCTACTTTCTCAACTACAAGCGGAACGTTTCGACCCCCAGCAACCTGTTGAGAAAGGAGCAAGCGGAAAATAAGGACTCTTGCCAACACTACATGCTTCAGGCTAACAGTTCTAACAAGGCTCTTCAGTAATGCTGAATAAACAAACACATAACATTGCATTCCTGGCTCTTCCACTCACCTATGGATCTGAAAATTCTTTGCAAGCCAAAATACTATAACAACACTGGTTAATTGTTAATCTGCCTGAAGTTCACATTACTAGAAGTCAGTGCTTTCTATGAGGATACTGACTTCCTGTTTGTTTAAACTGCATTAAGCTGCCATTAACACATTACTAGGTGAAGCTGTGTAAGCAGCCTTTCCCATGTGAAGCAAAAACATCTAATCTACATGTAGGCCAACTTGAATCATTcagttattctataaagtacttgGCTTCTTTTAGCAGTGTTATGGTGCAGTTTACAACTGTAGACTCCATATAACATGAGGCTGGAACCTGTTTGGTTTTTCCGATTACATATTACATTGTAGACCCAGATTAATTTATAATATGGTCAAATATCTTGGACTCCAATGTCCACGTTATATGGGGTCTACTAAAAATGGACCAGtcagcagctttataaaaggggacACTTCAATGGATAATGCCCTTTTAATTATCACacccttttaaaaattattttaacataaatacaaatcaatgcctCATAAGTTCATTATTTTCTAAAGCATTGTTTCTCAAGCTGGTCCTGGCACATCAACTTAGCCAGTCTGGTTTCCAAAATAtctagaatgaatatgcatgagatagatttgcatgtattgcctctgttgcatgtaaatctatctcatacatattcattgtggatatcctgaagtcAGATTGGCTAAAAGGTGCTCCAGGACCGGCCTAAGACACATTGTTCGAAAGAGCTTCTACCTGGGAAAATCTATTCTGAAAACAGAACTTCATCTGTCTGAAttattgctctaaccattatgaCTAGagaggtcagaggagaactactcACTCTTCCAGCGATTTGTCTAGAGAAAGACTCAACCATCTGAGATACTCCATGTTCCAGCATGACTGAGTTGTTGTACATGAACTGCTTGTAGTTGTACTCTTTGTCTTGAATCTGGAAAGTATCAGGGAGCAGAGGATGCCAGTGGTAAAGAGTGTTGAACTCTGCAGCAATTCGATTCTGGTACTGGAAGCGCTGGTTGAACAGCAGTTCTGGGTCAAATTTCAGCTTAAAATGGTAGCCGCTCAGGTGCTGTACATAGTCTTCAATGACAATCTTGATGGTCTCACCTGTTGGCCAAATAGGGCAAGAAAATAAGCATTCGCTCAAATGGCAAAGCAGGCATAGGCTTACATACACAAGTTCCTGATGCTCAATAATTTCTAAATTCTTATCTTCTCAAAATATTCAGGTCACTTTCTCTTTATGCTAGcagaactaagggacccttttaccaaactgcagtcaGGTCATTCCTGTGCTCTAAGgccattttctgcatttgtaaggcgccagattctatataaggcgctttaaaaaatccacgtggtaaacatttccatcCATAGCCACGCTCCTTTTGAactacatgcattagaatttagttgCAGTTTATAacagaatatgtttagtgagttatgcatgcaaattttaattactctcaattagtgctcattattgtttgttaagtgttgttatcagtgggtggtggtaagggttccctgcCATAtaaccatgcggtaagagttctcttaccgcatggtcatgtgtGTCAGGGGGCTTTTTTTACCAGCTACggcaaaaagggccctggtgcacaggaaaaatgaCCCCCACCGCTAGCGTAGagtcctttttcccgcagcttggtaaaacgaCCCTTAGTGCccagcaatgtagctgcattaaCCGATTAAGATGTCTACTCTCTACCCCCAGACCTGCCATCAGCACTAGTGCGTGGGAAACACTCTCCGATCATAAAATTACCGTTGGATGTCTGAGTGCATCCTGTGGTGAGgccttttttgctgcagtaagcgcacattaatgcttaccacagcttagtaaaaagatccctaagAGTATAAAAGAAGTCTAGAAAGGAACTAGCTTGGTGGATTAAATGCAAGGTTCCCATTACATCAATTGTTTATTAGTGAATCTTCTAATAAGGTCTCGATATTATAAAAAGCACGTTGGCCAAGAGTTATTAAATCTTGTCGTCTGAAGACCTAATCAAAGATGCACTGTGACAGTGCTAGGAAGAGAGTTATGAAATGAGATTTCCTCTTACATGGTTTATTGCCATATGCAGTTCCTAAAGAAATCCTACTGCAGATTGCTAGACTGGCTGCAATTTCTGGTTCCTCTTTGAGCAACTCCATTAAAGCAATGGTGTTTCCTGTGGTTGCCTACAGGATGCCACATTTGTGTATGCAAGGTAGGACTTGCATCTATTGGTTGTGTTATCATGCAAAAAAAATAATGGTTTTAATCTGTTTCTGGTTACTCACCTGTTAAAATAAGTCGAGTGGTTTGGAATATGCGCTCATCATCCCATTCAGGGTGCTCGTTTTTAAGAACATCACAGACCCGATTGTGCTCCCTAAGCCATATTGTGGCATACATCATTAATCCTGGAACCAAACCAAACACTTCCTGCCCCACAGCAAATTTTAGATGCTGAGGAATATGGGGAGGATATATCATTTCCACTTGTGTATCTTGAACTGTTGGAGGGTACATCTCGCCATCAATCATCTGAAGttgaaacaaataaaattaaCACATTAATACTCGAAGTGTACATTATTGACTCAGTGTGGGCATTGCAAATTCATCCAACAGCATGGTCATCACCAATAAAGTCTACTCCATCCACAAGCCTATTCCATTGTTTAAGTAAGAAAATCTTGCACTACTGTCAAAATATTTTGAGCGTGATTTCAGTTTGTGTTAGCATTGAAGGAAGTTGTTTTACCTGGTATTTCAGCTTTCCATCTTTAAAAAGACGTAGTTTGTGCTGCCGGTCCAAAGTCTCCCCATAGACGTGACTCAAGTCAACCTGATAAATAATTGGAGAATGAAATTTAGATTTCAACTACAGTTCTGGCGATTTATATTTGAAGTCACAAAAAAGAGGgaatacagcatacaaaagcaaccaaccaaacaaacaaacaaacaaagcaacactgggccttcaggattgagaaaaatgtagtcctttatttatgatgaagacctgacacgggccgtgtttcggcgtataaatgcctgcatcaggggtcaaaggactcctataggtcagctAATTGTCTAGTGAACAAGGATGTGGAATAAACAATCAGGATATATTTCTTGCTGTTTGACCAGCTCGTTAGTCGCACTTGAAGATATTTCAGTATTCTGAAGACTATTTCACTGGATAAGTATAAAGGCCTAAAGTTACTAAAAAGCACACGCTCCATTTCATACAACGGGACTTATTTAGTAATAATACGCACGAATCACATTAGTGCAAACCAGTGCAGTACTTCACTTCAGTAAATCTAGCCTACAGTGTTATTGGGACATGTAACTGATAGAGCAGTGGATATCTGGGAAGGTGAAATCCTAGCAGTAAAGGCA
This is a stretch of genomic DNA from Microcaecilia unicolor chromosome 6, aMicUni1.1, whole genome shotgun sequence. It encodes these proteins:
- the PTGS2 gene encoding prostaglandin G/H synthase 2; translated protein: MRQPLNTGMISLSVLLGIVIAASQAANPCCSNPCQNQGVCMTVGFDKYKCDCTRTGFYGDTCSTPEFRTWLRLTLKPSPNTVHYILTHFKGVWNIINNIPFLRDTIMRYVLTSRSHLIDSPPTYNSDYAYKSWEAYSNLSYYTRTLPPVGHDCPTPMGVKGKKELPDAKVIVEKFLLRRKFIPDPQGTNIMFAFFAQHFTHQFFKTDTKKGAAFTKGLGHGVDLSHVYGETLDRQHKLRLFKDGKLKYQMIDGEMYPPTVQDTQVEMIYPPHIPQHLKFAVGQEVFGLVPGLMMYATIWLREHNRVCDVLKNEHPEWDDERIFQTTRLILTGETIKIVIEDYVQHLSGYHFKLKFDPELLFNQRFQYQNRIAAEFNTLYHWHPLLPDTFQIQDKEYNYKQFMYNNSVMLEHGVSQMVESFSRQIAGRVAGGRNVPLVVEKVAVASIEQSRQMRYHSMNEYRKRFQLKPFSSFQDLTGEEEMATELEKLYGDIDAMELYPGLLVEKPRPGAIFGETMVEMGAPFSLKGLMGNAICSPEYWKPSTFGGDVGFEIVNTASLQNLVCNNVKDCPVTSFQVLKPKATETATINASTSNSALDDVNPTLLLKERSAEL